One window from the genome of Desulforhopalus sp. encodes:
- the aat gene encoding leucyl/phenylalanyl-tRNA--protein transferase, giving the protein MPVFQLTTYIGFPNPELAEENGLLAIGGDLSPQRLITAYRQGIFPWYSEGDPLLWWCPRPRLVLFPGEFKIPKRLPRYARNFHITISRDCAFAKVIEECATVRTETGDRTWITQKMQAAYIKLHSLGIAHSIECWQGDRLVGGLYGIALDRVFFGESMFSRIKCGSQFALVGLIEHLKNNNFQMVDCQMTTDHLLRFGAREISGRDFQGYLKEYINDITPNENWKKDIRQIAT; this is encoded by the coding sequence ATGCCGGTCTTTCAACTTACCACGTACATCGGATTTCCCAACCCTGAACTCGCGGAGGAAAACGGCCTGCTGGCAATCGGCGGCGACCTGAGCCCGCAGAGGCTGATAACTGCATACCGCCAAGGCATCTTCCCCTGGTATTCCGAGGGGGATCCCTTGCTTTGGTGGTGTCCCCGGCCCCGGCTTGTGCTTTTTCCTGGTGAGTTCAAAATTCCCAAACGATTGCCACGGTATGCCCGGAATTTCCACATCACCATTTCTCGTGATTGCGCCTTTGCCAAAGTAATCGAGGAATGCGCCACGGTCCGAACCGAAACCGGTGACCGGACGTGGATAACCCAAAAAATGCAGGCTGCCTATATCAAACTCCATTCACTGGGCATTGCCCATTCAATTGAGTGCTGGCAAGGAGATCGATTGGTCGGAGGCCTGTACGGCATCGCCCTTGACCGGGTTTTCTTTGGAGAATCAATGTTTTCGAGGATAAAATGCGGCTCGCAGTTTGCCTTGGTCGGCCTTATTGAACACCTTAAAAACAATAATTTCCAAATGGTTGATTGCCAGATGACCACCGATCATTTATTACGTTTTGGGGCAAGAGAAATAAGCGGCCGGGATTTTCAAGGCTACCTGAAAGAATACATCAACGACATCACACCCAATGAAAACTGGAAAAAAGACATCCGCCAAATCGCCACATGA
- a CDS encoding AAA family ATPase — protein MEIQQRTDNSLDIPSQAEIAMEDFYPGAGRGELLLRMKGAIGSGAPFMVLSGGDGSGKTMMCRMLERECSSTTVVLFPQTVESFEDVVRIIAHTMGLNPSTAEEGKTVDGTIAQIISHLANQPKGLLVIFDEAEDIYLATLERIRKMLDRLTAAGVNMQIIFSGRKTFLENCEQLSICDFRHTQDLHFELLPLTEEETADYLRQYAERMANPEKGKIFNDEVVRNIHGLAKGKFRVVKRLADESLRAQGDDTSFMALLESVQEEEGDDDGRKGAVMPTWKRFIPYLWWIGGALCTLVLAGFLFQPGENRHVKKPVPLPAVAGKKKMEPLVPVKETVQSSPVQPVVKAANLPAVQAAPPAHEAQGKQPEVVEQKTAKVSVEPVVVQPVSAAAPAVETAPAIVEKAGEVDAKKAEPAAVPNKVKSSLASQVKIPDLRQVPPLKAKPGGQQDSGAVTAKSPLKTEAQENSVTAGTLTVDQLYQKRLKAGSVWASGKKNDLFTVQLMVLTAKNAESNLKKMLAQTNYRQEAGKFFIFKKGGSSENMLVFYGEYPSLETARLAQNSLPQFLREHQPYAISVKGAIAKVGAK, from the coding sequence ATGGAAATTCAACAACGTACTGATAATTCACTGGATATTCCTTCCCAAGCTGAAATAGCCATGGAAGATTTCTATCCAGGTGCCGGTCGCGGGGAATTGCTTCTGCGCATGAAGGGTGCCATAGGAAGCGGGGCACCGTTTATGGTGCTTTCGGGAGGTGATGGGAGTGGAAAAACGATGATGTGCCGGATGCTCGAACGCGAGTGCTCATCCACTACTGTGGTTCTTTTCCCTCAGACAGTTGAATCCTTTGAAGATGTTGTCCGAATTATTGCCCACACTATGGGTCTTAATCCCTCCACCGCGGAAGAAGGAAAGACCGTTGATGGGACCATTGCCCAGATTATTTCTCATCTGGCGAACCAACCGAAGGGTCTCCTGGTAATTTTTGATGAAGCGGAGGATATCTACCTTGCAACGCTCGAGAGAATCCGCAAGATGTTGGACCGGTTGACCGCTGCCGGTGTAAATATGCAGATCATTTTCTCTGGGCGGAAGACCTTTCTTGAGAATTGCGAACAGCTTTCCATCTGTGATTTCCGTCATACCCAAGATCTCCATTTCGAACTCCTGCCGCTCACCGAAGAAGAAACAGCTGATTACCTGCGGCAGTATGCAGAGCGGATGGCAAACCCGGAGAAGGGAAAAATCTTCAACGATGAGGTTGTCCGGAATATCCACGGTTTGGCTAAGGGAAAATTTCGCGTTGTAAAACGTCTCGCCGATGAATCGTTACGGGCGCAGGGAGATGATACGTCCTTTATGGCCTTGCTGGAGAGTGTTCAGGAAGAAGAGGGTGACGACGATGGCAGAAAAGGTGCAGTAATGCCAACCTGGAAACGTTTCATTCCGTATTTGTGGTGGATCGGAGGGGCGTTGTGCACACTGGTTTTGGCAGGTTTTCTTTTTCAGCCTGGAGAGAACCGGCATGTTAAAAAGCCGGTTCCCTTGCCTGCTGTTGCCGGAAAAAAGAAGATGGAGCCTCTTGTTCCGGTAAAAGAAACCGTTCAGTCATCGCCTGTTCAACCGGTTGTCAAAGCAGCCAACTTGCCGGCGGTGCAAGCTGCGCCCCCAGCCCATGAAGCCCAAGGAAAACAGCCGGAGGTGGTGGAGCAAAAGACTGCAAAGGTATCGGTAGAACCGGTGGTAGTCCAACCAGTTAGCGCTGCAGCGCCGGCAGTCGAGACAGCACCAGCGATTGTTGAAAAAGCCGGGGAAGTAGATGCGAAGAAAGCCGAACCGGCTGCTGTGCCAAATAAGGTGAAGAGTTCTCTTGCAAGTCAGGTAAAGATTCCAGACTTGCGGCAGGTCCCGCCATTGAAGGCAAAACCTGGAGGGCAGCAGGATTCTGGTGCTGTTACAGCAAAGTCACCGCTTAAAACAGAAGCCCAAGAGAATTCTGTAACTGCCGGTACCTTAACAGTTGATCAGCTTTACCAAAAGCGTTTGAAGGCGGGCAGTGTTTGGGCAAGTGGTAAGAAGAACGACTTGTTTACTGTGCAACTAATGGTTCTCACGGCGAAAAATGCTGAATCAAACCTTAAGAAAATGCTTGCTCAGACCAATTATAGGCAAGAGGCGGGGAAATTTTTTATCTTTAAGAAAGGTGGGTCTTCCGAGAATATGCTGGTTTTTTATGGCGAGTATCCAAGCCTTGAAACCGCTCGCCTTGCTCAAAACAGTCTTCCTCAATTCTTACGTGAGCACCAACCCTATGCGATTTCTGTAAAGGGCGCCATTGCCAAGGTCGGTGCGAAATAG
- a CDS encoding site-specific integrase, which produces MPNPNHPKKDAEIKVDPIKAVKDINTIKKSLKNNQPRDYCLFVLGINTNLRASDLLSITVGQVRDIKAGEELVLKEKKTGKGRRITLNSSAVEAIQHWLRSSQGQTLEVGDSLFKSQRGTLTVPSVNRLVKTWCKEINLPGNYGSHTLRKTFGYHQRTQLNTSIPELMVMFNHSTQRQTLDYLCIQAEEIKDAYMKLSL; this is translated from the coding sequence ATGCCGAACCCGAACCATCCCAAAAAAGACGCTGAAATTAAAGTTGACCCTATCAAAGCAGTCAAGGACATCAACACCATCAAGAAGAGTTTAAAGAACAATCAGCCACGTGATTACTGCCTGTTCGTTCTCGGCATCAATACCAATCTCAGGGCGTCCGATCTGCTGTCAATCACTGTAGGACAGGTCAGAGACATCAAGGCCGGTGAAGAACTTGTTTTAAAGGAAAAGAAGACTGGGAAAGGTCGGCGGATTACTTTGAATAGCTCAGCTGTTGAGGCCATTCAGCATTGGCTGAGGTCAAGCCAAGGGCAAACGCTTGAAGTTGGCGACAGCCTTTTCAAGAGCCAGAGAGGAACATTAACGGTTCCATCGGTCAACCGTCTGGTCAAGACTTGGTGCAAGGAGATTAACCTGCCGGGCAATTACGGAAGCCATACCCTGCGAAAGACCTTTGGCTACCATCAGCGGACTCAACTGAACACTTCAATACCTGAACTCATGGTGATGTTTAACCATTCGACACAAAGGCAAACCCTCGATTACCTGTGTATTCAAGCAGAGGAGATCAAAGACGCCTATATGAAGTTGAGTCTGTAA
- a CDS encoding site-specific integrase, which yields MSTKVYTEGNQTIENSPTTLFTAKKTTAIGSHRTAAKIFTFTDIQDAFFKEKEVAQAWREKTEEDHKAVFNLFLEIFGDIPADAIDKGIMRDFKAVIVQLPPNMRKIPKFTTKSIAEIIATKPKKTLSAHTVNKYISRLSNLFSFAVSHGYMQVNPAGGFKVKLHSRPDEEREAYTIEDLQKLFDTPDTSQPSRYWAPLIALYAGCRLEEICQLHLEDIRQEGDVWVFDINNRGEKVLKNLSSVRLVPIHPQLVDLGLLKYTEQLKARGETRLFPELRRRRDGYGQMVGRWFQYFKKLRGIGQGKTFHSFRHTFITHLKHKQVDPFMIHELDGHTINSETMGRYGKRYTPEILLREAIEKIDYGIELNVAYQR from the coding sequence TTGTCCACAAAGGTGTACACCGAAGGCAATCAAACCATAGAGAATTCCCCGACAACTTTGTTTACCGCTAAAAAGACTACGGCTATCGGTTCACATCGAACGGCAGCCAAAATCTTCACCTTCACTGATATACAAGACGCCTTCTTCAAAGAAAAGGAGGTCGCCCAAGCATGGCGAGAGAAAACAGAAGAAGATCACAAAGCGGTATTCAATCTCTTCCTGGAGATATTCGGTGACATTCCTGCCGATGCCATCGACAAAGGGATCATGCGCGATTTCAAAGCGGTAATCGTCCAACTCCCGCCGAACATGCGAAAGATTCCAAAGTTTACAACCAAGTCAATTGCTGAGATCATCGCGACGAAACCGAAAAAGACCCTGAGCGCCCACACAGTCAACAAGTATATCTCCCGCCTGAGTAATCTCTTTTCCTTTGCTGTCTCCCATGGATACATGCAGGTCAATCCAGCCGGTGGCTTCAAAGTAAAACTCCACAGTCGACCCGATGAAGAACGAGAAGCTTACACCATTGAAGACTTGCAGAAACTCTTCGACACCCCGGACACTTCCCAGCCCTCCCGGTATTGGGCACCATTGATAGCCCTGTATGCCGGTTGTCGACTTGAGGAAATCTGCCAACTTCATCTTGAAGACATCAGGCAAGAAGGTGACGTTTGGGTTTTCGATATCAACAATAGAGGAGAGAAGGTATTGAAGAATCTTTCAAGCGTTCGTCTGGTGCCAATTCATCCCCAATTGGTTGACCTCGGTCTCCTAAAATACACAGAACAACTTAAGGCACGGGGGGAAACCAGGCTATTCCCAGAGCTGCGACGAAGGCGTGATGGTTACGGCCAAATGGTCGGCAGATGGTTCCAATATTTCAAAAAGCTCAGAGGAATCGGCCAGGGCAAGACCTTCCATTCATTCCGGCACACCTTCATTACTCACCTGAAACACAAGCAGGTTGACCCCTTTATGATCCATGAACTCGATGGGCATACAATCAACTCGGAGACCATGGGGCGCTATGGGAAGCGGTATACGCCTGAGATACTGTTGAGGGAAGCAATCGAAAAAATTGACTATGGCATTGAATTGAATGTGGCCTACCAAAGGTGA
- a CDS encoding rod shape-determining protein, whose product MYSPFNFLYRFLSNDLAIDLGTANTVLYVKGKGIVLREPSVVAVRQDGRMSKVLAVGQEAKMMLGKTPGNIVAIRPIKDGVIADFEVTEAMLRYFINKVHNRRTLVHPRIIISVPSGITQVEKRAVRESAESAGAREVFLIEEPMAAAIGAGLPITEPTANMIIDIGGGTTEVAVISLAGIVYAKSVRVAGDKMDEAILQYIKRKHNLAIGERTAELIKTTIGNVMPEEPYETMNIKGRDLVSGVPKTLQVTAEEIQSAIAEQVDVIVEAVRVALEVTPPELAADIVDNGIVLTGGGALLKNLDKCLKEATGMPIIVAEDPLSSVVLGSGKALDNLDILREVTIE is encoded by the coding sequence ATGTATTCACCATTTAATTTTTTATATCGATTTTTATCCAATGATCTGGCGATTGATCTTGGGACGGCAAATACGGTTTTGTATGTAAAAGGTAAAGGAATTGTCCTGAGAGAGCCCTCAGTTGTTGCGGTACGGCAAGATGGCAGGATGAGCAAGGTTCTGGCTGTTGGCCAGGAAGCAAAAATGATGCTTGGCAAGACTCCCGGAAATATCGTAGCGATTCGCCCCATTAAGGACGGGGTTATTGCCGATTTCGAGGTTACTGAGGCGATGCTCCGGTATTTCATAAATAAGGTGCATAACAGAAGGACTCTGGTGCATCCGCGGATCATTATTTCGGTTCCCTCAGGTATCACCCAAGTCGAGAAGAGAGCCGTTCGGGAATCCGCTGAATCTGCAGGTGCCAGAGAAGTCTTTCTCATAGAGGAGCCGATGGCCGCCGCAATAGGCGCTGGTTTGCCGATAACCGAGCCAACCGCCAACATGATTATCGACATCGGTGGTGGGACCACCGAAGTTGCAGTCATTTCTCTGGCCGGGATTGTTTATGCGAAATCAGTGAGAGTCGCCGGTGACAAAATGGACGAGGCGATTCTGCAGTACATTAAGCGTAAACATAACCTGGCAATCGGCGAGCGGACCGCTGAGTTGATCAAGACCACCATCGGTAATGTAATGCCCGAAGAACCATATGAAACGATGAATATAAAAGGGAGGGATTTGGTCTCGGGGGTCCCCAAAACCCTGCAGGTTACTGCTGAGGAAATACAATCGGCAATAGCTGAGCAGGTGGATGTGATTGTCGAGGCGGTACGAGTCGCCCTTGAGGTTACACCACCTGAGTTGGCTGCTGATATCGTCGATAATGGTATCGTCCTGACCGGAGGAGGGGCGCTTCTGAAAAACCTTGATAAGTGCTTGAAAGAGGCGACCGGTATGCCGATTATCGTCGCTGAAGATCCTTTATCGTCAGTTGTCCTCGGTTCGGGAAAGGCTCTTGATAATCTTGATATTCTCAGGGAAGTAACCATTGAATAG
- the mreC gene encoding rod shape-determining protein MreC, which translates to MLITILLVVGLLLLAAMLGGRFGAPHQLTLDFIGPLQGTVTRTFSGIVSLKNDYLALVNVRAENKQLQAQIDKYLTELGEYREGYSTYRHLQELLAVKEKLTFQPLTARVVGKEPAFWYQTIVVDRGKKDDVLEGMIALAPGGVVGQIMHTGENYSKILLANAPSSAIDAMVQKNRTRGILKGAGEKGFTLQYVLKNADVEVGDHVVTAGIGGVFPAGIPVGKISKIEKKQRGMFQEIEVQPNIDFQKLEYVLIDPTDRKAILDSMNLTPER; encoded by the coding sequence TTGCTGATAACAATCTTGCTTGTAGTGGGTTTGTTGTTACTTGCCGCCATGCTTGGTGGCCGGTTTGGGGCACCTCATCAATTGACCCTCGATTTTATCGGACCTTTACAAGGCACTGTAACTCGGACGTTTTCCGGGATCGTCAGTCTTAAAAACGATTATCTCGCCCTAGTGAATGTGCGGGCTGAGAACAAACAACTCCAAGCACAAATCGACAAATACCTCACAGAACTTGGGGAATACCGTGAAGGTTACAGCACCTACCGTCATCTCCAGGAACTTTTGGCGGTAAAAGAGAAGTTGACCTTCCAGCCCCTCACCGCCAGAGTGGTCGGGAAGGAACCTGCCTTTTGGTACCAGACCATCGTTGTTGACCGTGGCAAAAAGGACGATGTGTTGGAGGGAATGATTGCTTTGGCACCCGGTGGTGTTGTCGGGCAAATCATGCACACCGGGGAGAACTACTCGAAGATCCTCCTTGCCAATGCCCCGAGCAGCGCCATTGACGCCATGGTCCAGAAAAACCGGACACGAGGAATTCTGAAAGGGGCTGGAGAAAAGGGCTTTACCTTACAATATGTGCTGAAAAATGCTGACGTTGAGGTGGGAGACCATGTCGTTACTGCCGGAATCGGCGGGGTTTTCCCGGCTGGAATACCAGTTGGCAAGATTTCCAAGATTGAAAAGAAACAGCGGGGTATGTTCCAGGAAATTGAAGTCCAGCCGAATATAGATTTTCAAAAATTGGAATATGTTTTGATTGATCCTACGGATCGCAAGGCCATTTTAGATTCCATGAACCTGACGCCAGAGAGGTAG
- the mreD gene encoding rod shape-determining protein MreD yields MLVIVFWVVGVALIVAQTTVLEFLPPWLGRPDLVFILVSFIAYRFAWIPGIILVFVLSWIMDVVAGIYLGLYPLVCLLAFTALKTLTNRNPIKESTYQIPLVGLSYFLAQILFYFINSILLPDMLPEWSWPAALQRTILVILAAVPLFVLFNGLYEYILKRRLRGKPPRRRSQRAI; encoded by the coding sequence ATGCTGGTAATTGTGTTTTGGGTGGTTGGTGTCGCCTTAATCGTTGCCCAAACTACCGTCCTTGAGTTTTTACCACCGTGGTTAGGAAGGCCGGATTTGGTATTTATTCTGGTTTCCTTCATTGCCTACCGCTTTGCATGGATTCCCGGAATAATATTGGTTTTTGTTTTGAGTTGGATTATGGATGTCGTCGCCGGCATCTATCTCGGTTTGTATCCTCTAGTGTGTCTTCTTGCTTTTACTGCTCTGAAAACGTTAACAAATCGCAATCCTATAAAGGAATCAACCTATCAAATACCTCTTGTCGGCTTGAGTTATTTTCTCGCGCAGATTCTCTTTTACTTTATCAATTCAATACTCTTGCCCGACATGCTTCCGGAATGGTCATGGCCCGCAGCTCTGCAAAGAACGATTTTGGTGATCTTGGCCGCGGTGCCACTCTTTGTTCTGTTTAATGGATTGTACGAATACATCCTCAAGCGGCGTCTCCGTGGTAAACCGCCTCGGAGACGCTCCCAGCGGGCAATATGA
- the mrdA gene encoding penicillin-binding protein 2 has translation MNPEDETGLKLAFKEIEDIEERDDASLDLLKKRLLGVAIVVLFFFVIIILRLWTLQITDGPEYEKRSYGNRVRIRQIAAPRGHILDRNGREIVTNRPSFDVLLIQEDSNDIGDVLKRLSPVLGVDINDLWTKVREAAGNPRYMPVRLKEDIDWQTLAYLENHNREFSGIRIEVQPVRVYHYEDLAANTIGYLGAISKKELDESDKSIYSGEDIIGKKGIERLREKDLRGKKGQSYSEVDAKGFEQKQLEKVEPLSGKEIRLTLDVDLQQIAESYMAAGEKSGAVVVMEVNTGRLLVAVSAPSIRIKEFIGGISQEQWKALLDNPKHPLINKVVQATYPPGSTYKMVTALTGLAKGAIDENTGVFCPGSYTFGNRTYKCWRHSGHGAVSLNRAIGESCDVYFYQVGQRVGVDALSEYAMKLGLGAKTGVEMEYEKEGLAPTKKWKLKNRKAKWQDGETLSVAIGQGYNLVSPLQVCVMTSALANGGKVYRPKLVEQVVDLEGTIVENFAPELVSQLPGMEKYFKLIRKGMEEVVQGKAGTARNVAIEGLRIAGKTGTAQVVRLAQYRGLKESAIPYEVRDHAWFTCYAPADNPEIAVTVLVEHGLHGGSGAGPIARAILNQYFHGKLDVKATGKVEPVIIDQDDGTIE, from the coding sequence ATGAATCCAGAAGATGAAACTGGTCTAAAATTGGCCTTCAAGGAAATTGAGGATATCGAAGAGCGCGATGACGCTTCCCTCGATTTATTGAAAAAAAGGCTGCTCGGCGTAGCGATAGTCGTGCTTTTTTTCTTCGTGATCATCATTCTCCGGCTGTGGACCTTGCAGATCACCGATGGTCCTGAGTATGAGAAACGGTCGTATGGCAATCGGGTCAGAATACGACAAATTGCCGCACCGAGAGGCCATATTCTTGATCGAAATGGCAGAGAGATCGTCACCAACCGGCCTTCTTTCGATGTCCTGCTTATTCAAGAGGATTCAAATGATATTGGCGATGTTCTCAAAAGATTGTCGCCGGTACTTGGTGTTGATATAAATGACCTGTGGACGAAGGTTCGGGAGGCTGCCGGCAATCCCCGGTATATGCCGGTGCGATTGAAGGAGGATATTGATTGGCAGACCCTCGCCTATCTGGAAAATCATAACCGCGAATTCTCAGGTATACGTATTGAGGTACAGCCGGTTCGCGTCTATCATTATGAAGATCTTGCCGCGAATACGATTGGCTATCTCGGGGCAATTTCCAAGAAAGAGCTCGATGAATCGGACAAAAGCATATATTCCGGCGAAGATATCATTGGCAAGAAAGGTATCGAACGACTCCGCGAGAAAGATCTGCGGGGCAAAAAGGGGCAAAGTTATTCCGAGGTTGATGCCAAGGGTTTTGAGCAAAAGCAGTTAGAAAAAGTTGAGCCCCTTTCTGGAAAGGAAATTCGCTTAACCCTTGATGTCGATTTGCAACAGATAGCCGAGAGTTATATGGCGGCCGGAGAAAAATCCGGAGCCGTTGTGGTCATGGAGGTCAATACAGGGCGATTACTGGTCGCGGTGTCTGCTCCCAGCATCCGAATAAAAGAATTTATCGGTGGCATATCACAGGAACAGTGGAAGGCTTTACTTGATAACCCTAAACATCCGCTTATCAATAAGGTTGTGCAGGCAACATATCCACCCGGGTCGACGTATAAAATGGTGACGGCCTTAACAGGGCTTGCGAAAGGTGCCATTGATGAAAATACCGGAGTCTTTTGTCCGGGATCATATACCTTTGGCAACAGGACCTATAAGTGCTGGAGGCATAGTGGCCATGGCGCGGTCAGCCTGAACAGGGCAATTGGAGAGTCCTGCGATGTCTATTTTTACCAGGTAGGACAGCGGGTTGGTGTCGATGCATTGTCTGAGTATGCGATGAAACTAGGCCTCGGGGCCAAAACCGGCGTAGAAATGGAGTACGAGAAAGAGGGTTTGGCACCCACCAAAAAATGGAAACTCAAAAATCGCAAAGCCAAATGGCAGGACGGGGAAACGCTTTCCGTCGCTATAGGTCAGGGCTATAACCTGGTCAGTCCGTTGCAGGTCTGTGTGATGACTTCAGCTTTGGCCAATGGCGGCAAGGTGTATCGACCAAAACTCGTTGAGCAAGTCGTCGATTTAGAGGGGACCATCGTCGAAAATTTTGCTCCGGAACTGGTCAGCCAACTTCCTGGAATGGAAAAATATTTCAAGTTAATTCGCAAAGGAATGGAAGAGGTGGTTCAGGGGAAGGCTGGGACGGCTCGCAACGTTGCAATTGAGGGCCTACGGATTGCCGGCAAGACCGGTACCGCCCAGGTTGTACGCCTCGCCCAGTATCGTGGCCTGAAGGAGTCGGCCATTCCGTATGAAGTCAGGGATCACGCCTGGTTTACCTGTTATGCCCCGGCGGACAATCCGGAAATCGCCGTGACAGTTCTCGTCGAACATGGCTTGCATGGGGGATCGGGGGCAGGACCTATTGCCAGGGCTATTTTAAATCAGTATTTCCATGGGAAGTTGGATGTCAAGGCTACGGGGAAGGTGGAGCCGGTGATAATTGATCAGGACGACGGGACGATAGAATGA
- the rodA gene encoding rod shape-determining protein RodA gives MIRIDRRLIEHFDVILLLLIFLVCIMAFFNLYSASFPPRVSGLPPYVKQAYFFLMAFGAFLFVISFDYQKLHSWNYPVYVTVIILLILAETIGNTAGGAQRWINLGFFKLQPSEPAKLMLIITLASYFSRKELTEGYSIKDLIVPIVLTAIPFVLILLQPDLGTAMMLGIIFVSMAMFVRLKMSTYIVMGSLALGLGIFAWEKVLRPYQKQRIWTFLDPEQDPMGHGYQVLQSKIAVGSGGKFGKGYMEGTQGHLHFLPERHTDFAFSVWGEEWGFAGSAIFIGTYFLLILWGLYVAMYAKDRFGVLLAFGVVALIFWQAAINLCMVLGFLPVVGIPLPLFSYGGSSLMTTMIGLGILMNVRMRRFPNSLSKD, from the coding sequence ATGATTCGCATAGACCGAAGGTTGATTGAGCATTTCGACGTGATATTGCTGCTGCTGATTTTTTTGGTATGCATAATGGCTTTCTTTAACCTGTACAGCGCATCTTTCCCACCGAGAGTCTCCGGTCTTCCACCCTATGTCAAACAGGCCTATTTTTTCCTCATGGCCTTTGGCGCTTTTCTCTTTGTCATCAGTTTTGACTATCAGAAGTTGCATTCTTGGAACTATCCCGTTTATGTGACGGTCATTATCCTGCTTATCTTGGCGGAAACCATCGGAAATACCGCGGGTGGGGCGCAACGCTGGATCAACCTCGGATTTTTTAAGCTGCAACCGTCGGAACCGGCCAAACTGATGCTCATCATCACCTTGGCCAGCTATTTTTCCAGGAAGGAATTAACCGAGGGATATTCGATCAAGGACCTCATTGTACCGATCGTCCTCACCGCTATTCCGTTTGTGCTGATCCTTCTGCAGCCGGACCTTGGCACGGCAATGATGCTTGGTATCATTTTCGTATCAATGGCGATGTTTGTTCGTTTGAAAATGTCCACCTATATTGTCATGGGCAGTCTGGCCTTGGGGCTTGGTATATTTGCCTGGGAGAAGGTGTTGCGACCGTATCAGAAACAGCGAATCTGGACCTTTCTCGATCCTGAGCAGGACCCAATGGGTCACGGCTACCAAGTCCTGCAGTCGAAGATCGCTGTGGGCAGCGGAGGCAAGTTTGGCAAGGGATATATGGAGGGTACCCAGGGGCATCTGCATTTCTTGCCTGAAAGGCATACCGATTTTGCCTTTTCCGTTTGGGGTGAGGAGTGGGGTTTTGCCGGGAGTGCGATTTTTATCGGCACCTACTTTCTCCTGATTCTGTGGGGGTTATACGTGGCAATGTACGCCAAGGACCGTTTTGGGGTATTATTGGCTTTTGGCGTTGTGGCCCTTATATTTTGGCAGGCAGCGATAAATCTTTGCATGGTTTTGGGATTTTTACCGGTGGTTGGGATCCCATTACCCCTCTTTTCCTACGGCGGATCGTCCCTCATGACGACCATGATTGGTCTTGGGATACTGATGAACGTACGGATGCGGCGTTTTCCAAATTCCTTGTCAAAAGACTAA
- the hemH gene encoding ferrochelatase: MKNNTTGIVLVNMGGPDTLDDVQPFLYNLFCDREIIRLGPAFMQKPLAWLISKRRAPKSSANYAKIGGGSPLKAITFSQAMALEASLRNDGDYIVTVAMRYWPPMAEEAITTLLQRGVGQILLLTLYPHFSKATTGSSIRHFRSALNRIAPETPLKIIASWPSQPSYIRALAENITEGLGTFKGQKVSLVYSAHSLPVSFIEEGDPYVEHISQTIQAIEKIIGVQGRLCYQSRSGPVEWLSPSIPEMLDQLAREGCKNILMVPISFVSDHIETLFELNILYKDKAAQLGMILRTCESLNINPTFIAGLRELVLQMEEENHL, translated from the coding sequence GTGAAAAACAACACGACAGGGATTGTTCTGGTCAACATGGGCGGCCCCGACACCTTGGATGATGTCCAACCCTTTCTCTATAATCTTTTTTGCGACCGCGAGATAATCCGATTAGGACCTGCCTTCATGCAGAAACCGCTTGCCTGGCTTATCTCCAAAAGGCGAGCACCGAAAAGCAGTGCCAATTATGCGAAAATCGGCGGTGGCTCACCACTCAAGGCAATTACCTTCAGCCAAGCCATGGCGCTGGAGGCATCCCTTCGAAATGACGGCGATTACATCGTCACCGTGGCCATGAGGTATTGGCCGCCAATGGCCGAAGAAGCAATTACAACCCTTCTTCAACGCGGCGTAGGCCAGATACTCCTTTTGACCCTTTACCCCCATTTTTCAAAGGCGACAACCGGCTCATCGATACGGCATTTTCGCAGTGCGTTGAACCGAATTGCCCCCGAGACCCCGCTGAAAATCATCGCCTCATGGCCCAGTCAACCATCCTATATCCGCGCTTTAGCCGAGAATATCACTGAGGGACTAGGCACATTCAAGGGCCAGAAGGTGTCTCTCGTATACAGCGCCCACAGTCTCCCGGTGTCTTTTATCGAAGAAGGCGACCCCTATGTCGAGCACATCAGCCAAACTATCCAGGCAATCGAGAAAATCATCGGGGTGCAGGGCAGGCTTTGTTACCAAAGCAGGAGTGGCCCGGTCGAATGGCTGTCACCCTCTATTCCGGAAATGCTCGACCAACTGGCGCGGGAGGGATGCAAAAACATCCTTATGGTGCCGATCAGTTTTGTCTCGGATCACATTGAGACACTTTTCGAACTGAACATCCTTTATAAGGATAAAGCGGCGCAACTGGGAATGATTTTACGGACCTGTGAATCCCTTAATATCAACCCTACCTTTATTGCCGGTTTGCGCGAACTTGTCCTGCAAATGGAAGAAGAGAATCATCTCTAA